In one window of Zhihengliuella sp. ISTPL4 DNA:
- a CDS encoding alpha/beta fold hydrolase: protein MTTPTIHGFLERPGGVRIFWQRHGRGMAPALFLHGGPGSGSSDFFRTFFDPALHCAFTFDQRGCGRSTPSVVDDLAALPLNTTQTLIEDIEALRKHFGVDRWIVVGLSWGATLALAYAERHPEHVSGLALGAVTTTSRAEVEWITEDLRRVFPREWAELERAAAPRHGERILDALYREITSADPEARDRAAVAWGRWENTHPSLDPAFSPDPRWEDPRKRVELATLILHYWSHHAFLGDSGILDRVERLATIPVLLVHGRRDLSSTSSVPFDLHRAWPASTFIEVPDEGHGGPRIVEVLREGVRRMSA, encoded by the coding sequence ATGACGACCCCCACGATCCACGGCTTCCTGGAGCGCCCCGGCGGCGTGCGGATCTTCTGGCAACGTCACGGACGCGGGATGGCGCCGGCATTGTTCCTGCACGGCGGGCCGGGCTCCGGCTCCTCGGACTTCTTCCGCACCTTCTTCGACCCGGCGCTCCACTGCGCCTTCACCTTCGATCAGCGCGGATGCGGCCGGAGCACGCCGTCCGTGGTGGACGATCTCGCCGCCCTCCCCCTCAACACCACGCAGACGCTCATCGAGGACATCGAGGCGCTGCGCAAACACTTCGGGGTCGACCGGTGGATCGTCGTGGGGCTCTCCTGGGGAGCGACGCTCGCCCTCGCGTACGCCGAGCGTCACCCGGAGCACGTGTCAGGGTTGGCCCTCGGCGCCGTGACGACCACCAGTCGCGCCGAGGTCGAGTGGATCACCGAGGACCTTCGTCGGGTGTTCCCTCGCGAATGGGCGGAGCTCGAGCGCGCGGCTGCACCGCGGCATGGGGAACGCATCCTCGACGCCCTGTACCGCGAGATCACGAGTGCCGATCCGGAGGCCCGCGACCGCGCGGCCGTCGCCTGGGGACGGTGGGAGAACACGCACCCCTCCCTCGACCCCGCCTTCTCCCCTGACCCTCGCTGGGAGGATCCACGCAAACGCGTCGAGCTGGCGACGCTCATCCTCCACTACTGGTCGCATCATGCCTTCCTCGGCGACTCCGGGATCCTCGACCGCGTCGAGAGGCTTGCAACTATCCCGGTGCTTCTCGTCCACGGACGCCGTGATCTGAGTTCGACCTCGTCGGTGCCGTTCGATCTGCATCGGGCGTGGCCGGCCAGCACTTTCATCGAAGTCCCCGACGAAGGCCATGGGGGCCCACGGATCGTCGAAGTTCTGCGCGAGGGAGTGCGCCGCATGTCCGCATGA
- a CDS encoding DUF7882 family protein, which yields MGFIMYDSTSQLHIEDRALAHLKVVIATKLRRNESFTVSWTHPVGDAYGRSTIWLHPSIPLRFTFEGREAPKLNPQWIEDLMQSANSTGGIQLVDEVVQGSTPG from the coding sequence ATGGGGTTCATCATGTACGACAGCACGAGCCAGCTCCACATCGAGGACCGCGCCCTGGCGCACCTCAAGGTGGTGATCGCCACGAAGCTGCGACGCAACGAGAGCTTCACGGTGTCGTGGACCCACCCGGTGGGAGATGCGTACGGACGTTCCACGATCTGGTTGCATCCGTCGATCCCGCTGCGATTCACGTTCGAAGGGCGCGAGGCGCCAAAGCTCAACCCCCAGTGGATCGAGGACCTCATGCAGTCCGCGAACTCGACGGGCGGGATCCAGCTCGTCGACGAAGTCGTTCAGGGGTCGACGCCCGGATGA
- a CDS encoding MFS transporter — protein sequence MNTAPATPTPSVWKQPAQVWAVAFACVVAFMGIGLVDPILPAIAESLEATPVETELLFTSYLLVTGLAMLVTSWISSRIGAKATLLVGLGLIVVFAFLCAISGSVDAVIGFRAGWGLGNALFISTALATIVGAASGGSSAAIVLYEAALGLGIAVGPLLGGILGEQSWRGPFFGVVALMAIAFIAVLVLLRGPGEKRTPVKFSAPFTALRRPALAILAVAALFYNIGFFVLLAFSPFPLGFGAMGIGLTFFGWGVALAITSVWVAPVLMRRMTRTHVILTVLPLLAVDLVVAGLVVAEPAALVVCIIVGGLLLGVMNTVLTEAVMEATDLPRSVASSAYSAVRFLGGAMAPPIAALLWHLFSATVPYLFAAAAVLLAALTILLGRKVLAHIDDEPADATAEDAAAILVGDAG from the coding sequence TTGAACACCGCCCCCGCAACCCCCACACCCTCGGTCTGGAAGCAACCGGCCCAGGTGTGGGCCGTCGCCTTCGCGTGCGTCGTCGCCTTCATGGGGATCGGGCTCGTCGACCCGATCCTGCCGGCGATCGCGGAGTCGCTCGAAGCCACGCCGGTCGAGACGGAACTCCTCTTCACCAGCTACCTCCTGGTCACCGGCCTCGCGATGCTCGTCACCAGCTGGATCTCCAGCCGGATCGGCGCCAAAGCCACGCTCCTCGTCGGTCTGGGCCTGATCGTCGTGTTCGCCTTCCTCTGCGCGATCAGCGGCAGCGTCGACGCGGTCATCGGCTTCCGTGCCGGCTGGGGGCTGGGCAACGCGCTGTTCATCTCGACGGCGCTGGCCACGATCGTCGGCGCCGCATCCGGCGGCAGCAGCGCAGCCATCGTGTTGTACGAGGCGGCGCTCGGCCTCGGCATCGCCGTGGGCCCCCTGCTCGGCGGCATCCTCGGCGAGCAGAGCTGGCGAGGACCGTTCTTCGGCGTCGTCGCCCTGATGGCCATCGCGTTCATCGCCGTCCTGGTGCTGCTGCGAGGGCCGGGCGAGAAGCGCACCCCCGTGAAGTTCTCCGCCCCCTTCACCGCCCTGCGCCGTCCCGCTCTCGCGATCCTCGCCGTGGCCGCCCTGTTCTACAACATCGGCTTCTTCGTGCTGCTCGCGTTCTCGCCCTTCCCACTGGGCTTCGGAGCGATGGGCATCGGCCTGACGTTCTTCGGCTGGGGTGTCGCCCTCGCGATCACCAGCGTGTGGGTCGCGCCGGTGCTCATGCGCCGGATGACGAGGACGCACGTCATCCTCACCGTGCTGCCCCTGCTCGCCGTCGACCTCGTCGTCGCCGGGCTCGTCGTCGCCGAACCGGCTGCTCTCGTGGTGTGCATCATCGTGGGCGGCCTGCTCCTCGGCGTGATGAACACGGTGCTGACCGAGGCCGTCATGGAGGCGACCGACCTCCCCCGCTCCGTGGCCTCTTCGGCCTACTCCGCGGTCCGCTTCCTCGGCGGCGCGATGGCCCCGCCGATCGCGGCACTCCTGTGGCACCTGTTCAGCGCCACCGTGCCGTACCTGTTCGCCGCTGCCGCCGTCCTCCTGGCCGCGCTGACGATCCTCCTCGGCCGGAAGGTCCTCGCGCACATCGACGACGAACCGGCTGATGCGACGGCAGAGGACGCGGCGGCGATCCTCGTCGGTGACGCCGGCTGA
- a CDS encoding inositol monophosphatase family protein gives MTATPDAADLRADLQLALRLADAADAQSLPRFDAADLEVSTKADNSHVTDADLATERAIRRMLEEERPDDGIFGEEFGAQGGTARQWIIDPIDGTANFLRGVPLWGTMIALAIDGVPQVGVVSMPALGRRWWAAAGHGAWTLNGGTERRLAVSSVSSLDDASMSFQSIGQWRDAGELEALLRVSERVWRDRAYGDVYAYMLLAEGRLEAVAEFDVKEYDIAAAVAIVHEAGGRMTAFDGSETISARSTLATNGILHDDFLRLLHD, from the coding sequence GTGACCGCCACTCCCGACGCCGCCGATCTGCGCGCCGATCTCCAGCTCGCCCTCCGCCTCGCCGACGCCGCTGACGCGCAGTCCCTCCCCCGGTTCGACGCCGCCGATCTGGAGGTCTCCACCAAGGCGGACAACTCGCACGTGACCGACGCCGACCTCGCCACCGAGCGCGCGATCCGCCGGATGCTCGAAGAGGAACGCCCGGACGACGGCATCTTCGGCGAGGAGTTCGGCGCCCAGGGCGGCACCGCCCGCCAGTGGATCATCGACCCGATCGACGGCACGGCGAACTTCCTCCGCGGCGTCCCGCTCTGGGGCACGATGATCGCGCTCGCGATCGACGGTGTGCCGCAGGTCGGCGTCGTCAGCATGCCCGCTCTCGGCCGACGGTGGTGGGCGGCCGCAGGGCACGGTGCCTGGACCCTTAACGGCGGCACGGAACGACGGCTCGCCGTTTCCTCCGTCTCATCGCTGGACGACGCCAGCATGAGCTTTCAGAGCATCGGCCAGTGGCGGGATGCCGGCGAGCTGGAAGCCCTCCTGCGCGTGAGCGAGCGCGTGTGGCGTGACCGGGCCTACGGCGACGTCTACGCGTACATGCTGCTCGCCGAGGGGCGCCTCGAGGCGGTCGCGGAGTTCGACGTGAAGGAATACGACATCGCCGCCGCCGTCGCCATCGTGCACGAGGCCGGCGGACGCATGACGGCGTTCGACGGATCCGAGACGATCTCCGCACGCTCGACGCTCGCCACCAACGGCATCCTTCACGACGACTTCCTGCGGCTTCTGCACGACTGA
- a CDS encoding DUF2188 domain-containing protein, translated as MPKGDVDTFHQEGGWFNRVQGEVNTFSGPHETKEEAVAVGRETARARQAEHIIRREDGTIGERNSYGNDPRDVRG; from the coding sequence ATGCCGAAGGGCGACGTCGACACGTTCCACCAGGAGGGTGGCTGGTTCAACCGCGTGCAGGGCGAGGTGAACACGTTCAGCGGCCCGCACGAGACGAAGGAAGAGGCCGTCGCCGTGGGGCGGGAAACAGCACGAGCCCGTCAGGCGGAGCACATCATCCGGCGGGAGGACGGCACGATCGGGGAGCGGAACAGCTACGGCAACGACCCCCGGGATGTCCGCGGCTAG
- a CDS encoding DUF7882 family protein — MGKFIYENSVKVDIEDRALTHIQLVMTAKLRRGEPFGFTWKDDTSVGGGRTTVWIHAGSSLVYKYHGSRQPSVNRAWIEALAFTANAPSGLYLVPEPAEQQPDDRESALSRS; from the coding sequence ATGGGCAAGTTCATCTACGAGAACAGCGTCAAGGTCGACATCGAAGACCGCGCTCTCACGCACATCCAGCTGGTCATGACGGCGAAGCTCCGCCGTGGCGAGCCCTTCGGCTTCACGTGGAAGGACGACACGAGCGTGGGCGGCGGCCGTACGACGGTCTGGATCCATGCCGGAAGCTCCCTGGTCTACAAGTACCACGGCAGCCGGCAACCCAGCGTCAACCGCGCCTGGATCGAAGCGCTCGCCTTCACGGCGAACGCCCCGAGCGGGCTGTACCTCGTGCCCGAGCCCGCGGAACAGCAGCCCGACGACCGCGAGAGCGCTCTCTCGCGCTCCTAA
- a CDS encoding SOS response-associated peptidase, with the protein MCGRFANDAATDELIREFVAEGGRPEDWWKSWHGAYSIAPTESAPIVRDRGDGRILELVRWDWQSPPNRPQRAPLINARMEKLAAGFWAPAFSAARCLVPMRGYFEWTGEKGHKTPHFLHGDGLLAAAGLTWSMEHEGEKVRCFVVVTREARDAGGEVHDRMPAFLTADTWDAWLTPEKLTGQTKLDTLAMLDHTSADVAATLRGHVVDRKVSNTRTVDPADPTLLDPVAWNRKRREDTRHPGRVGDRPKV; encoded by the coding sequence ATGTGCGGACGATTCGCGAACGACGCGGCGACGGACGAGCTGATCCGGGAGTTCGTCGCCGAGGGCGGCCGGCCGGAGGACTGGTGGAAGTCCTGGCACGGCGCCTACTCGATCGCCCCCACCGAGAGCGCCCCGATCGTCCGCGACCGCGGCGACGGCCGCATCCTGGAACTCGTCCGGTGGGACTGGCAGAGTCCCCCCAACCGACCGCAGCGCGCTCCACTGATCAACGCGCGGATGGAGAAGCTCGCCGCTGGATTCTGGGCACCGGCGTTCTCCGCCGCCCGCTGCCTGGTGCCCATGCGGGGGTACTTCGAATGGACGGGCGAGAAGGGGCACAAGACCCCGCACTTCCTCCACGGGGACGGCCTGCTCGCCGCCGCCGGGCTCACCTGGTCGATGGAACATGAAGGCGAGAAGGTGCGCTGCTTCGTCGTCGTCACACGGGAGGCCCGCGACGCGGGCGGCGAGGTGCACGACCGGATGCCCGCCTTCCTGACTGCCGACACCTGGGACGCCTGGCTCACGCCGGAGAAGCTCACCGGGCAGACCAAGCTCGACACGCTGGCGATGCTCGATCACACCTCCGCGGACGTCGCGGCGACGCTCCGCGGCCACGTCGTCGACCGCAAGGTGAGCAATACCCGCACCGTCGACCCCGCGGATCCCACGCTCCTCGACCCGGTGGCCTGGAACAGGAAGAGACGCGAGGACACACGACACCCCGGTCGGGTAGGAGATCGGCCGAAAGTGTGA
- a CDS encoding YbaK/EbsC family protein, producing the protein MTDAPPLPERSRRVQEHLLAAGVETEIRVLPDSARTAAEAAAAIGCDVAAIANSLLFLADGRPVLVMTSGGHRADVTVLARNIGTGEVAMAPPAVVREATGQAIGGVAPVGHPEPLPTFIDSALQAYEVIWAAAGHPHTVMPLTFAQLSALTAGTTIDVV; encoded by the coding sequence ATGACCGACGCCCCTCCCCTCCCCGAGCGCAGCCGGCGGGTGCAGGAACACCTCCTCGCGGCCGGTGTCGAGACAGAGATCCGGGTCCTTCCGGACTCGGCGCGTACCGCCGCCGAGGCGGCTGCCGCCATCGGCTGCGACGTCGCCGCGATCGCCAACAGTCTCCTCTTCCTCGCCGACGGTCGGCCCGTGCTCGTCATGACCAGTGGCGGACACCGGGCGGACGTCACCGTTCTGGCACGGAACATCGGGACGGGCGAGGTGGCCATGGCCCCACCCGCCGTCGTCCGCGAGGCGACGGGACAGGCGATCGGCGGGGTGGCGCCCGTCGGCCACCCCGAGCCGCTGCCCACCTTCATCGACAGCGCTCTGCAGGCGTACGAGGTGATCTGGGCGGCCGCGGGCCACCCGCACACCGTCATGCCGCTCACGTTCGCCCAGCTGTCGGCTCTCACCGCGGGCACGACGATCGACGTCGTCTGA
- a CDS encoding MarR family winged helix-turn-helix transcriptional regulator — MNRSEVIPSLVLSGYALGRIAAQDAGNEAPAAQWRVLSLLDQSGPRRVGELAAAARTTQPGMTRLLGTLEREGLVRRSPDPDDSRATVVAATPDGAAALAAWRSEFRETIAPRFADLDDDDWHTLTRAAEILAARTSAHRTGEIR; from the coding sequence ATGAATCGCTCCGAGGTGATCCCGTCGCTCGTCCTTTCGGGCTACGCGCTGGGTCGCATCGCCGCCCAGGACGCGGGGAACGAGGCCCCCGCCGCGCAATGGCGGGTGCTCAGTCTGCTCGACCAGTCCGGCCCCCGTCGCGTCGGCGAGCTCGCCGCAGCAGCCCGCACGACGCAGCCCGGGATGACCCGGCTGCTCGGCACCCTCGAACGCGAGGGCCTCGTCCGCCGCTCCCCCGACCCCGACGATTCCCGTGCCACCGTCGTCGCCGCGACCCCCGACGGCGCCGCGGCCCTGGCCGCCTGGCGCTCCGAGTTCCGGGAGACGATCGCGCCGCGCTTCGCCGACCTCGACGACGACGACTGGCACACCCTCACGCGCGCGGCTGAGATCCTCGCCGCCCGCACCTCCGCACACCGGACAGGAGAGATCCGTTGA